A genomic segment from Salvia splendens isolate huo1 chromosome 13, SspV2, whole genome shotgun sequence encodes:
- the LOC121762126 gene encoding UDP-glucuronate 4-epimerase 3-like, which produces MKHIESPSTPGKFKMEKPPYNRLRLQSSIAKLAFWSLVFLGMMFVFFYRSPSSSNPAPSDRSRRSLTSSYAGPSFEKRVRQSAKPRSKHGMSVLVTGAAGFVGTHISAALKRRGDGVLGLDNFNSYYDPSLKRARQAMLERSGVYIVEGDINDGALLAKLFNIVPFTHVMHLAAQAGVRFAMKNPNSYVHSNIAGLVSMLEFCKNVNPQPAVVWASSSSVYGLNTKVPFSERDRTDQPASLYAATKKAGEEIAHTYNHIYGLSLTALRFFTVYGPWGRPDMAYFFFTKDILKGKSIPIFEAPNHGTVARDFTYIEDIVKGCLAALDTTEKSTGSGGKKKGKAQLRVYNLGNTSPVPVGDLVSILEKLLKVKAKRLVMKLPRNGDVPFTHANISLAETELGYKPTTDLRTGLKKFVQWYLSYYVDGKKSSH; this is translated from the coding sequence ATGAAGCACATTGAGAGCCCATCAACCCCTGGGAAATTCAAGATGGAGAAGCCTCCTTACAATCGGCTGCGGCTGCAATCTTCAATAGCTAAGCTCGCTTTTTGGTCTTTAGTATTTCTTGGAATGATGTTCGTATTCTTTTATAGATCACCGTCTTCATCAAACCCCGCCCCCTCAGATCGTTCTAGAAGGTCCCTTACTAGCTCATATGCAGGCCCTAGTTTCGAGAAAAGGGTTAGACAGTCTGCTAAACCTAGGTCGAAACATGGTATGTCTGTGTTGGTCACAGGGGCTGCTGGTTTTGTAGGCACTCACATCTCCGCTGCACTTAAGAGGCGAGGTGATGGCGTTTTGGGGCTCGATAATTTCAATAGCTACTACGATCCTTCGCTTAAGAGGGCGAGGCAGGCGATGCTGGAGCGAAGTGGGGTGTACATTGTGGAGGGGGATATCAATGATGGTGCATTGTTAGCTAAGCTTTTCAATATCGTGCCTTTCACTCATGTTATGCATCTGGCAGCGCAGGCTGGCGTGCGTTTTGCCATGAAGAATCCTAACTCGTACGTGCACAGCAACATTGCTGGCCTTGTTAGTATGCTCGAGTTTTGCAAGAATGTGAATCCTCAGCCTGCTGTAGTTTGGGCATCGAGTAGTTCGGTGTATGGACTGAACACAAAGGTGCCCTTTTCCGAGAGGGATAGGACTGATCAGCCTGCTAGTTTGTATGCAGCTACTAAGAAAGCCGGTGAGGAGATTGCACACACGTATAACCACATATACGGGCTTTCGCTGACGGCGTTGAGGTTTTTCACGGTTTATGGACCTTGGGGCAGACCGGACATGGCTTACTTCTTCTTTACCAAGGATATCTTGAAAGGGAAGTCTATCCCGATCTTTGAGGCGCCTAATCATGGCACTGTGGCCAGGGATTTCACCTACATTGAGGATATAGTGAAGGGCTGTTTAGCTGCTCTGGATACCACAGAGAAGAGTACTGGCAGTGGTGGCAAGAAGAAGGGGAAAGCTCAACTGCGCGTTTATAATTTGGGGAATACGTCTCCTGTGCCTGTGGGGGATCTTGTGAGCATTTTGGAGAAGTTGCTTAAGGTGAAGGCAAAGAGGTTGGTGATGAAGTTGCCAAGGAATGGTGATGTGCCGTTTACACATGCTAACATAAGCTTGGCTGAGACGGAGCTTGGCTATAAGCCTACAACGGATCTGCGTACTGGATTGAAGAAATTTGTTCAATGGTATCTTAGTTACTATGTAGATGGCAAGAAGAGCTCACATTGA
- the LOC121762789 gene encoding Golgi SNAP receptor complex member 1-2-like has translation MDALQESGWEELRKEARKIEGDIDVKLSSYAKIGARFTHGGNVDAGSPTLGSSRSWKSMEMEIQSLLEKLLDINDSMSRCAASASDTTSVTQKLARHRDILHEFTQEFRRIKGNINSMKEHADLLSSVRDDISEYKASGSVSPRMQLLRERAAIHGSISHIDDVISQAQSTREALGSQRSLFGDVQGKVKVLGDKFPVIRGLIGSIRKKRSRDTIILSLVIAACTLFLIIYWLSK, from the exons ATGGATGCGTTGCAGGAATCGGGTTGGGAGGAGCTCCGGaaagaagctcggaagatcgaAGGTGATATCGATGTAAAGCTCTCCTCTTATGCCAAGATCGGAGCTCGCTTCACTCACGGAG GTAATGTGGATGCTGGCTCGCCAACTCTTGGATCCAGCAGGTCATGGAAGTCTATGGAAATGGAAATTCAGTCATTGCTAGAAAAGCTACTTGATATAAATGACTCAATGAGTCGATGTGCTGCATCTGCTTCAGATACTACTTCAGTTACTCAAAAGCTTGCTAGACACAGAGACATACTGCACGAATTTACACAG GAATTTAGGCGAATCAAGGGAAATATTAACTCAATGAAGGAACATGCCGATCTTCTTAGTTCTGTGCGAGATGATATCAGTGAATATAAG GCCTCTGGGAGTGTCTCTCCAAGAATGCAATTATTAAGGGAGAGAGCTGCTATACATGGAAGCATATCTCAT ATTGATGATGTTATTAGTCAAGCTCAATCGACCAGGGAAGCCCTGGGCTCGCAAAGAAGCCTGTTTGGAGATGTTCAAGGAAAGGTTAAGGTGCTAGGAGACAAATTTCCAGTCATTCGTGGTCTAATAG GTTCAATCAGGAAAAAACGATCAAGAGACACGATCATCCTATCTCTCGTCATTGCTGCTTGTACGCTTTTTCTTATCATCTACTGGCTCTCAAAGTGA
- the LOC121762790 gene encoding putative flavin-containing monooxygenase FMO GS-OX-like 11 translates to MGPADLPGPPLNVAGLVSARALKTEGHRVVVYEKSDRLGGTWAYDPLSLDPDREIVHSRISLWPELNGEVVFEDGAVVHADIILHCTG, encoded by the exons ATGGGTCCCGCCGATCTCCCCGGGCCACCACTAAACGTGGCGGGGCTGGTGTCGGCGCGGGCACTGAAAACCGAAGGCCACCGAGTCGTGGTCTACGAGAAATCGGACCGACTCGGCGGCACATGGGCCTACGACCCGCTGAGCCTCGACCCGGATAGGGAGATCGTGCACAGCAGAATCTCTTTATGGCCGGA ATTGAATGGAGAAGTTGTTTTCGAAGATGGTGCGGTCGTTCATGCAGATATCATCCTCCACTGTACTGG TTGA
- the LOC121760207 gene encoding vesicle-associated protein 1-1-like, with product MSDSELLQIEPLELQFPFELKKQISCSMQLTNKSENHVAFKVKTTNPKKYCVRPNTGVVMPNSSCDVIVTMQAQKEAPPDMQCRDKFLLQSAVVNSSIASKDITPEMFNKDSRNQVEEYKLRVAYVPPPQPPSPVREGSEEGSSPKASVSENGTVNQASDLNKMSKGLPEANGITSEVNALISKMREEKQSAIQQNNSLRQELELVRRQGQSSTAGVPTIFVITAGLIGIALGYFLNGILISFKDNINT from the exons ATGAGTGACAGCGAGCTCCTTCAAATTGAACCCCTTGAGCTTCAATTCCCAT TCGAATTGAAGAAGCAGATCTCATGTTCGATGCAATTGACGAACAAGTCTGAGAATCATGTTGCATTCAAG GTGAAGACGACGAATCCGAAAAAGTACTGTGTGAGGCCAAACACTGGAGTCGTGATGCCAAACTCTAGTTGTGATGTTATAG TTACCATGCAAGCCCAAAAGGAGGCTCCACCGGATATGCAATGTAGGGATAAGTTTCTCCTTCAGAGTGCTGTTGTGAACTCTTCGATAGCTTCAAAGGATATTACTCCAGAAATG TTCAACAAAGACTCCAGGAACCAAGTAGAAGAATATAAATTGAGAGTAGCCTATGTTCCACCCCCTCAACCCCCTTCACCTGTTCGAGAGGGCTCGGAGGAGGGCTCCTCGCCTAAGGCATCAGTGTCAGAGAATGGGACTGTAAATCAGGCTTCTGATTTGAACAAG ATGTCAAAAGGACTCCCTGAAGCAAATGGAATCACATCAGAG GTCAATGCCCTTATTTCAAAGATGAGAGAAGAAAAACAATCTGCTATTCAGCAAAATAACAGTCTTCGACAAGAACTG GAGCTCGTGAGACGTCAAGGTCAAAGCAGTACCGCCGGTGTCCCCACCATATTTGTCATCACTGCTGGCTTGATTGGGATCGCGTTGGGATACTTTTTGAATGGGATCCTGATATCTTTTAAAGATAACATAAACACCTGA